Proteins from a genomic interval of Helicoverpa zea isolate HzStark_Cry1AcR chromosome 13, ilHelZeax1.1, whole genome shotgun sequence:
- the LOC124635780 gene encoding xylosyl- and glucuronyltransferase LARGE2s-like, with protein MNMRSKNLLYCLFFRPWLGVPFGIGIAVSIVYYWWLISRISILESQNKVFKTQLRLSQSVMKQMSVDSVSNYEVPVIPDAVGTLCETVHIALVCMGKCTRQITPMIKSLMHHRQNPIHFHFVVDSRSHVTINKLFDTWDLPDVKYSCYNAEEYLTQVQWVPNSHYSGVYALVKLLFPDILPDTLSQAIVLDSDLTFLCDVAELWALFRNMTDEQFIGLVENESSWYLNKAKRWPALGRGYNTGVMLLDLKKIRTTTDWTRLWHDAVRDNIGRLKQTTLADQDVINAIIKSQPRFVYNMSCQYNVQMSTQTLAKNCYGEDSNNVKVIHWNSPLKHNINIRDASYFRDIHRSYVNFDGNLLREKLHRCSFIEHVTVKANQSDLCSSFRAAQKVKLRTHLYFTDYSHANADSFDVTLAVQLSMDRLQFLDRLGHYWEGPLSVAIYLADCEVDNLWRFIKDWSDTLRDRKNIGYHLVFKHDKVHYPVNYLRNVALENVNTPYVFLMDVDFVPMAGLYDHLRSAIQLINPYPQKKCLVVAAFETQRYRTSMPRNKAALLSRLRSAPGDVQPFRAREWPRGHRATNYTRWATATAPYEVEWQSDYEPYLVVHRSVPKYDTRFSGFGWNKVSHSVELRAQGYRAVVLPGAFVLHTPHAPSQDITAFRADPHYRICLALLKQEFMEDLKRKYNVTFEEPSKPDQVYLAQAKSMIYNQVPDQEVN; from the exons ATGAACATGAGATCTAAGAATTTATTGTACTGCCTATTTTTTCGGCCATGGCTGGGCGTACCCTTTGGGATTGGTATAGCTGTCTCTATAGTATACTATTGGTGGCTCATATCCAGGATCAGTATATTGGAATCACAGAATAAAGTGTTCAAGACACAGTTACGGCTGTCACAGAGCGTTATGAAACAAATGTCTGTTGATTCCGTATCTAATTATGAAGTTCCTGTG ATACCCGATGCAGTGGGAACGCTTTGTGAAACGGTGCACATAGCATTAGTATGTATGGGGAAGTGTACGAGGCAGATCACACCGATGATCAAATCTTTGATGCACCACCGACAGAACCCGATACATTTCCACTTCGTTGTAGATAGCAGATCTCATGTTACcattaataaactttttgacACTTGGGACTTGCCCGATG taaaaTACTCATGCTACAATGCAGAAGAGTATCTAACACAGGTGCAATGGGTGCCAAACAGCCACTACTCCGGAGTATACGCGCTAGTCAAATTGTTGTTCCCGGATATCTTGCCGGACACGTTGAGTCAGGCCATAGTGTTGGACTCAGATTTAACCTTCTTGTGTGATGTGGCCGAACTGTGGGCTTTGTTTAGAAATATGACTGATGAACAG TTTATAGGCCTAGTAGAAAACGAAAGCAGTTGGTACCTCAACAAAGCGAAACGCTGGCCAGCCCTAGGACGAGGTTACAACACAGGAGTCATGTTACTAGACCTTAAAAAGATCCGAACAACCACGGATTGGACCAGACTATGGCATGATGCAGTTAGAGATAACATTGGTAGACTGAAACAAACTACGTTAGCTGATCAAGATGTTATAAATGCTATTATAAAAAGTCAGCCCCGATTTGTGTATAATATGAGCTGTCAGTACAATGTTCAGATGTCTACGCAGACGTTAGCTAAGAATTGTTATGGGGAGGATAGTAATAATGTTAAG GTAATACATTGGAACTCGCCActgaaacataatataaatattcgCGACGCGAGCTATTTTCGCGACATACATCGGTCCTACGTGAACTTTGACGGCAATCTGTTGCGGGAAAAGCTACACAGATGCTCTTTTATCGAACACGTCACTGTGAAA GCGAACCAATCAGACCTCTGCAGCAGTTTCCGCGCCGCACAGAAAGTAAAGCTGCGCACACATTTGTACTTCACGGACTATAGTCACGCGAACGCTGATAGTTTTGACGTAACGCTCGCGGTACAGCTGTCTATGGACCGCCTACAGTTTCTCGATAGACTCGGACATTATTGGGAAG GCCCCCTCAGTGTGGCTATATACTTAGCGGACTGCGAAGTGGATAATCTTTGGAGGTTTATAAAAGACTGGTCCGACACTCTTAGAGATAGAAAGAATATTGGGTATCATTTGGTGTTTAAACATGATAAG gtacattacccagtgaacTACTTACGCAACGTGGCTCTAGAGAACGTGAATACTCCTTACGTGTTCCTAATGGACGTGGACTTCGTGCCTATGGCGGGACTTTACGACCATCTGCGCAGCGCCATACAGCTCATCAACCCTTACCCTCAGAAGAAG TGCCTAGTAGTAGCGGCATTCGAAACCCAACGCTACCGTACATCAATGCCGCGCAACAAGGCAGCATTACTCTCGCGCCTGCGCTCTGCGCCGGGCGACGTGCAGCCCTTCCGTGCGCGCGAGTGGCCGCGGGGACACCGCGCTACTAACTATACCAGATGGGCTACTGCTACTGCGCCTTATGAG GTGGAGTGGCAGTCAGACTACGAGCCGTATCTAGTCGTTCACAGATCTGTGCCTAAATATGATACGAGGTTTTCCGGCTTTGGTTGGAACAAG gtatctCACAGCGTAGAGCTGCGAGCTCAGGGGTACCGCGCGGTGGTGCTGCCGGGCGCCTTCGTGCTGCACACGCCGCACGCGCCCTCGCAGGACATCACCGCCTTCCGCGCGGACCCGCACTATCGCAT ttGCCTAGCATTACTCAAACAAGAATTCATGGAAGATTTAAAGAGAAAGTACAATGTGACATTCGAAGAGCCGTCTAAACCGGATCAAGTTTATTTAGCTCAAGCAAAAAGCATGATATACAACCAAGTGCCAGACCAAGAGGTAAACTGA
- the LOC124635781 gene encoding intraflagellar transport protein 57 homolog → MDLNLMDKLRILKIDTELRSHIKMKPMSRHYFITGTNPGEQFYVFASTAAWLIRKTGKEFEQPNEEDDPNIIIATIVDILREKEIAVDFSSHKLKQGYGEQVCYVLNVLADEVLKVEGFEWQKPIVDIAEPEEAADDIDQVEDETEILLDKVEEEMAIYSGESEEEFDGEEKEEKESLVKKVHDWEAWKLELERVAPALRLKISADGRDWRARHSQMRTYRDELFERFKTTGSQLKKLHGNISSVMDKVVARENILNEQFEPLVRDYGSLLDELSKVTNEYKDVSVGVTERQETLNELTSKVENIKQRTESKGSSMNDNSPLVTAKKAVSNLKKDIQDLDFQIIVLLWLLTTKENPNSNNLFANAESKMVGIESY, encoded by the coding sequence ATGGATCTTAATCTAATGGATAAATTGCGTATACTAAAGATCGATACCGAGTTACGTTcgcatataaaaatgaaaccaatGAGTAGGCATTATTTTATCACTGGCACGAATCCTGGGGAACAATTCTATGTGTTTGCATCGACTGCCGCGTGGCTTATAAGAAAAACTGGGAAAGAATTTGAACAGCCCAACGAGGAAGATGATCCAAACATTATTATTGCTACTATAGTTGATATTTTGAGAGAAAAAGAAATAGCCGTTGATTTCTCTTCACACAAATTGAAGCAGGGTTATGGTGAACAAGTGTGCTACGTATTAAACGTTCTAGCTGATGAAGTTCTGAAAGTTGAAGGATTTGAATGGCAGAAACCAATCGTAGATATAGCAGAGCCAGAAGAAGCTGCTGACGATATAGACCAAGTTGAAGATGAAACTGAAATCTTACTTGACAAAGTTGAAGAAGAAATGGCAATTTATTCCGGAGAATCTGAAGAAGAATTCGATGGAGAAGAAAAGGAAGAGAAAGAGAGTCTAGTTAAGAAAGTCCATGATTGGGAAGCGTGGAAATTGGAGTTAGAAAGAGTAGCACCAGCGTTGAGGCTTAAAATTTCAGCTGATGGTCGCGATTGGCGAGCCAGACATTCTCAAATGAGGACATATAGAGACGAACTATTCGAGAGATTCAAAACCACAGGTTCGCAGTTGAAAAAACTACACGGAAATATAAGTTCGGTAATGGACAAGGTAGTGGCGAGAGAGAATATATTGAACGAACAGTTTGAGCCTTTGGTTAGAGACTATGGATCTTTGCTGGATGAGCTGAGTAAAGTTACCAATGAGTATAAAGATGTTAGTGTAGGAGTGACAGAGAGACAAGAGACACTGAACGAGTTGACGTCTAAAGTAGAGAATATAAAGCAGAGGACAGAATCTAAAGGTTCTTCAATGAATGATAACTCTCCATTAGTGACTGCGAAGAAAGCTGTCTCCAATTTGAAGAAGGATATACAAGACTTGGATTTCCAGATAATAGTGTTGCTGTGGCTTTTGACGACTAAAGAGAATCCTAATAGCAATAATTTGTTTGCTAATGCGGAATCTAAGATGGTTGGAATTGAAAGCTATTGA